One stretch of Bordetella avium DNA includes these proteins:
- a CDS encoding NAD-dependent epimerase/dehydratase family protein has product MTQRILVLGANGYVGRRIVAALAASDWAEPIAGLRRPAPALTVNQEIFDATDSAALQRVLAQADGVVNCVAGAPGVMVQGAIALRDALAALPSLPLVHFSSMSVYGPAQGAIDESQPLAQGLSGYGGAKVEAERVLAEHAVMLRPGCIYGPGSPQWSLRIASLLQAGRIGDLGAAGDGCSNLVYIDDVVAAVLAALRLPEVKPGQAFNLAMAQAPDWNAYFLAYARALGAVPLRRIGARRLKIETRLLAPALKIAEIGLRRIGLTVPPPIPPSLLRLWGQDIRLISAQAEKTLGLSWTALEQGLAATVAQRA; this is encoded by the coding sequence ATGACTCAACGTATTCTGGTATTGGGCGCCAACGGCTATGTCGGCCGGCGCATCGTCGCCGCGCTGGCGGCCAGCGACTGGGCAGAACCCATCGCCGGCCTACGCCGCCCCGCCCCTGCGCTTACCGTCAACCAGGAAATCTTCGATGCGACCGACAGCGCAGCGCTCCAGCGTGTGCTCGCGCAGGCGGACGGCGTCGTAAATTGCGTGGCCGGTGCCCCGGGCGTCATGGTGCAAGGCGCCATTGCGCTACGCGATGCCCTGGCCGCGCTGCCCTCCCTGCCCCTGGTGCACTTCAGCTCGATGAGTGTTTACGGCCCTGCGCAAGGCGCGATCGATGAAAGCCAACCGCTGGCGCAAGGCCTCAGCGGTTACGGCGGCGCCAAAGTCGAGGCAGAACGTGTGCTGGCCGAACATGCCGTCATGCTGCGCCCCGGCTGCATCTACGGACCCGGCAGTCCGCAATGGAGTCTGCGCATCGCCAGCCTCTTGCAGGCCGGGCGCATCGGCGATCTGGGCGCTGCTGGCGACGGATGCAGCAACCTGGTGTATATCGACGATGTAGTGGCGGCGGTGCTCGCAGCCCTGCGCCTGCCGGAGGTCAAACCGGGACAAGCCTTCAATCTGGCGATGGCCCAGGCACCCGACTGGAACGCCTACTTTCTCGCTTACGCCCGCGCCCTGGGCGCGGTGCCGCTGCGCCGTATCGGCGCGCGGCGCCTGAAAATTGAAACCCGTCTGCTCGCCCCGGCCCTGAAAATCGCCGAAATCGGTTTGCGCCGCATCGGCCTGACTGTACCGCCCCCCATCCCCCCCTCGCTCTTACGCCTATGGGGGCAGGACATCCGCCTGATCTCGGCCCAAGCCGAAAAAACGCTGGGACTGTCCTGGACAGCTCTGGAACAAGGCCTGGCCGCCACCGTGGCGCAACGCGCATGA
- a CDS encoding FAD-dependent oxidoreductase, with the protein MIQDANDIPNGSVLEADLCIVGGGAAGISMALALMDSGLNIVLLESGGSGEEPASQALYQGSVADTRLHSEPDRYRQRRMGGSTTIWGGRCMPFDAIDFEAREYMPHSGWPIGLDDLRPYYPEANRLCEAGDFAYTAATAFHHPLQPMIAGFDGPSFSTDTLERFSCPTDFGQRYGERLRRGPIRVLQHANLCRLDGDKAQAPVGPTHVRTLSGIAFTVRARAYVLATGGLETARLLLSSPGASGLGLGNAHDVVGRYYMCHLAGTIGSVDLSRAASVWHGYDISDEGVYCRRRLALRPSAQRRLQAGNFVARLHHPRIPDPGHGNGILSALYLARPIVPYEYARRLYGDTPASAGLWLAHLRNAIVGAPAAAGFLWHWLNRRTLAARKFPSVIVHPHNERYSLDFHAEQAPNPDSRVTLGPQTDALGMPRLHIDWRYTPEDVVTVQRALAALAQDLDRSGVGRFEYDPEQVEAEMTRYGAYGGHHIGTARMGSDPRNSVVDANCRVHETSNLYIASSAVFPTSSQANPTLTIVALALRLAGHLRRACATRHGDMQA; encoded by the coding sequence ATGATCCAGGACGCCAACGACATCCCGAATGGCTCCGTGCTGGAGGCCGACCTCTGCATCGTGGGCGGCGGCGCAGCCGGTATCTCGATGGCCCTGGCGCTGATGGACAGCGGCCTGAACATCGTGCTGCTCGAAAGCGGCGGCAGCGGCGAAGAGCCAGCCAGCCAGGCGCTTTACCAGGGCAGTGTCGCCGATACCCGATTGCACAGCGAGCCTGACCGCTACCGTCAGCGCCGCATGGGTGGCTCGACGACCATCTGGGGTGGACGCTGCATGCCCTTTGACGCCATCGACTTCGAGGCGCGCGAGTACATGCCCCATAGCGGCTGGCCGATCGGGCTGGACGATTTGCGGCCCTACTACCCCGAGGCCAACCGTCTGTGCGAAGCCGGCGATTTCGCCTACACCGCAGCGACGGCTTTTCATCATCCTTTGCAACCGATGATCGCCGGCTTCGATGGGCCGTCGTTCTCGACCGACACCCTGGAGCGCTTCAGTTGCCCGACCGATTTCGGTCAACGCTACGGAGAACGCCTGCGGCGCGGGCCGATACGCGTATTGCAGCACGCGAACTTATGCCGTCTGGACGGCGACAAGGCGCAAGCGCCTGTCGGCCCCACGCATGTCCGCACCCTGTCCGGTATTGCGTTCACCGTCCGGGCGCGCGCCTATGTATTGGCCACCGGCGGCCTGGAAACGGCACGACTGCTACTGAGCAGTCCGGGGGCCAGCGGCCTGGGACTGGGCAATGCGCATGATGTGGTCGGGCGCTACTACATGTGCCATCTGGCAGGCACCATAGGCAGCGTCGACCTCTCTAGAGCCGCCTCGGTGTGGCACGGCTACGATATCAGCGACGAAGGCGTTTATTGCCGCCGCCGTCTGGCGCTGCGGCCATCGGCGCAGCGGCGTTTGCAAGCCGGCAATTTCGTGGCCAGGCTGCATCATCCGCGCATCCCCGACCCCGGACACGGCAACGGCATTCTGTCGGCGCTCTATCTCGCCCGGCCCATCGTGCCCTATGAGTACGCCCGCCGTTTGTATGGCGACACGCCGGCCTCGGCCGGTTTATGGCTCGCCCATCTGCGCAATGCGATAGTGGGCGCGCCCGCCGCAGCGGGTTTTCTGTGGCACTGGTTGAACCGGCGCACGCTAGCGGCGCGCAAATTCCCGTCCGTCATCGTCCACCCGCACAACGAACGTTACAGCCTGGACTTCCATGCCGAACAGGCGCCTAACCCCGATAGCCGGGTCACGCTAGGCCCGCAGACCGACGCGCTGGGCATGCCGCGCCTGCATATTGACTGGCGCTACACCCCGGAAGATGTGGTAACCGTGCAGCGCGCTCTGGCCGCCCTCGCTCAGGACCTCGATCGCAGCGGTGTCGGGCGCTTTGAGTACGACCCCGAACAGGTGGAGGCCGAAATGACGCGCTATGGCGCCTATGGCGGCCACCATATCGGTACGGCCCGCATGGGCAGCGACCCACGCAACAGCGTGGTGGACGCGAACTGCCGCGTTCACGAAACCTCAAATCTCTACATCGCCAGCTCGGCCGTCTTTCCGACATCCAGCCAGGCCAACCCCACTCTCACCATCGTCGCCCTGGCCCTGCGCCTGGCCGGCCATCTGCGGCGCGCTTGCGCCACTCGCCACGGAGACATGCAAGCATGA
- a CDS encoding undecaprenyl-phosphate glucose phosphotransferase, whose translation MSTSIPLSHPQRSLMALVGLVCALINSGSFLILAGLHGIHAPLYMRWIPALIGVVTFITYTRFGLLVSARSMWWMLGRGLLRWFNILFLTVLALFFLPHSSTDTEWLRLLLLHWAAVALPLTAAGLYGLRHTAYRLNNMPASRRAAVFFGMGPEARKLAMRLERSPILGIYTAGYYAEQPVNEAKDENIPPYLGRYQDALARIGAGEYNMAFVTLEDDKQSKAMLELMSHLYDSTAEIYLMPESPLLSELAISSADIAGVPLLSLHETRMVGLARSIKRLTDLLLGGLMLLVLSPLMLLIAIAIKLDSRGPVIFRQQRYGERGMPITVLKFRSMRTDAGLEADGTLRQAQVGDKRVTRVGRFLRKSSLDELPQLFNVLGGSMSLVGPRPHASEHNEFYRRQIRGYMLRHSVKPGITGWAQIHGLRGETETPEKMRLRVRYDRYYITNWSLMLDLRIMVRTVLVLFWDRNAY comes from the coding sequence ATGTCCACCTCTATTCCACTTAGCCATCCTCAGCGCTCTCTCATGGCGCTGGTCGGCCTGGTGTGCGCACTGATCAATAGCGGCAGTTTTCTGATCCTGGCGGGCCTGCACGGCATCCACGCACCGCTTTACATGCGCTGGATACCTGCCCTGATCGGCGTGGTCACCTTCATTACCTACACGCGTTTCGGCCTGCTGGTCAGCGCCCGCTCGATGTGGTGGATGCTGGGGCGTGGTCTATTGCGCTGGTTCAATATTCTGTTCCTGACCGTCCTGGCGCTGTTCTTTCTGCCCCACAGCTCGACCGACACCGAATGGCTGCGCCTGCTGCTGCTGCATTGGGCCGCTGTCGCACTCCCCCTGACGGCAGCCGGCCTCTACGGCCTGCGGCACACCGCCTACCGCCTGAACAATATGCCTGCCAGCCGCCGGGCAGCGGTTTTCTTTGGCATGGGTCCCGAAGCCCGCAAGCTGGCCATGCGCCTGGAGCGTTCGCCCATTCTTGGCATCTACACGGCAGGCTATTACGCGGAACAGCCGGTCAACGAGGCCAAGGACGAAAATATTCCGCCCTACCTGGGACGGTATCAGGACGCCCTGGCGCGCATCGGCGCGGGCGAATACAACATGGCCTTCGTCACGCTGGAAGACGACAAGCAAAGCAAGGCCATGCTGGAGTTGATGAGCCATCTCTACGACTCAACGGCCGAGATCTACCTCATGCCCGAATCGCCACTGCTCAGCGAGCTGGCCATCAGCAGCGCCGATATCGCCGGCGTGCCGCTGCTCTCCCTGCACGAAACACGCATGGTCGGGCTGGCGCGCAGCATCAAGCGGCTGACCGATCTGCTGCTGGGCGGGCTGATGCTGCTGGTGCTGTCCCCCCTTATGCTGCTGATCGCCATCGCGATCAAACTCGATTCTCGCGGCCCGGTGATTTTTCGCCAGCAACGCTATGGCGAACGCGGCATGCCGATCACGGTATTGAAATTCCGGTCCATGCGCACGGACGCCGGGCTGGAGGCCGACGGGACGCTGCGTCAGGCGCAGGTCGGCGATAAACGCGTCACGCGGGTAGGCCGTTTTCTGCGCAAAAGCTCGCTGGACGAACTGCCCCAACTCTTCAATGTGCTGGGCGGCAGCATGAGCCTGGTCGGACCACGCCCCCACGCTTCAGAACACAACGAATTCTACCGGCGCCAGATACGCGGCTATATGCTGCGCCACAGCGTCAAGCCGGGTATTACCGGCTGGGCCCAGATCCACGGATTGCGCGGCGAGACGGAAACACCGGAAAAAATGCGCTTGCGCGTGCGCTACGACCGCTATTACATCACCAACTGGTCGCTAATGCTGGACTTGCGCATCATGGTGCGCACCGTGCTCGTGCTGTTCTGGGATCGCAACGCCTACTGA
- a CDS encoding WecB/TagA/CpsF family glycosyltransferase: MHSSQQGSPAATGDLPSLPSVRLFGLDIAAVTFDQALESLSQAAERRDGHARVVVTPNVDHVVRLDAAPAFRERYGKAAFIFADGMPVVWASRWLGKPLPERVTGADLFVALCRQAQARRWRVLLLGGMPGSEAALHERFEQFYPGLNIEVVAPPMGLDPLGPQGEAFAEQVRAQAPDVVFLCVGMPKQENWALHYAPTLPGGIVLCVGAAMEFAIGLQRRAPQWMQRIGLEWVWRLASNPRRLWRRYLVDDTRFLALCWRQWRRRRDTAS; the protein is encoded by the coding sequence TTGCATAGCTCTCAGCAGGGTTCTCCAGCAGCAACGGGTGATCTGCCGTCCTTGCCCAGCGTCCGGCTGTTCGGGCTGGACATTGCGGCCGTGACCTTCGATCAGGCGCTTGAGTCTCTTTCGCAGGCCGCCGAGCGCCGCGACGGCCACGCTCGGGTTGTTGTGACCCCCAACGTCGATCATGTCGTCCGCCTGGATGCCGCGCCGGCCTTTCGCGAACGCTATGGCAAGGCAGCCTTCATTTTTGCCGATGGCATGCCAGTCGTTTGGGCGAGCCGATGGTTGGGCAAGCCCTTGCCGGAACGTGTCACGGGGGCCGATCTCTTCGTCGCCTTGTGCCGCCAGGCGCAGGCGCGCCGCTGGCGTGTGTTGCTGCTGGGCGGCATGCCCGGTAGCGAAGCCGCGCTACACGAACGGTTCGAGCAGTTCTATCCCGGCCTGAATATCGAGGTGGTCGCTCCGCCTATGGGGCTTGATCCCTTGGGGCCCCAAGGAGAAGCTTTCGCTGAACAGGTGCGGGCCCAGGCTCCGGACGTGGTGTTTCTTTGTGTCGGCATGCCCAAGCAGGAAAACTGGGCCCTGCACTATGCGCCGACGCTGCCCGGCGGCATCGTGCTGTGCGTGGGGGCGGCCATGGAGTTCGCGATCGGCTTGCAGCGCCGTGCGCCGCAATGGATGCAGCGCATAGGCCTGGAGTGGGTATGGCGTCTGGCGAGCAATCCGCGTCGTCTGTGGCGCCGCTATCTGGTGGATGACACCCGTTTTCTCGCCCTGTGCTGGCGTCAATGGCGGCGCCGGCGCGATACGGCGTCGTGA
- a CDS encoding SGNH/GDSL hydrolase family protein: MPNRRTTLTAMLLLALGHALPALANPAPYAVVTGDSIAEGEIQRKGRLNVQGRFVPDYPSQPGQLSYDLAQYSGVFHYNQGIGGQTSTQLRARWPRDVLAQTHDPADGRGARTLPEGTQPALVYLHVGINDIAAAGLPLQEMQNNFVYFADTTAQRGIPLVIDNIGAYLGMTDSMIEQTRAFNTWLKDDLARRYPHVRIVDYLDWSSGGSGNYRVLAPGKFADGVHPSAAGYQDFARYIHDTLKLPAGSAVRY; the protein is encoded by the coding sequence ATGCCAAACCGCCGCACCACTCTGACCGCCATGCTATTGCTGGCGCTCGGCCATGCCCTGCCCGCCCTGGCCAACCCCGCGCCCTATGCCGTCGTGACAGGGGACTCCATCGCCGAGGGTGAAATTCAGCGCAAGGGCAGGCTCAATGTGCAAGGCAGATTTGTTCCTGACTACCCTTCGCAGCCGGGCCAACTCTCTTACGACCTGGCGCAGTATTCAGGGGTGTTTCATTACAACCAGGGCATAGGCGGCCAGACTTCGACGCAGCTACGAGCGCGCTGGCCTCGCGATGTTCTAGCCCAGACCCATGATCCGGCGGATGGCCGGGGTGCACGCACCCTACCCGAAGGCACGCAGCCCGCGCTGGTCTATCTGCATGTCGGCATTAACGACATTGCCGCTGCGGGACTGCCGCTGCAAGAGATGCAAAACAACTTCGTCTATTTCGCCGACACCACGGCGCAGCGAGGCATTCCGCTGGTCATCGACAACATCGGCGCCTATCTGGGCATGACCGACTCCATGATCGAGCAAACCCGGGCTTTCAACACCTGGCTGAAAGACGATCTGGCGCGCCGCTATCCGCATGTGCGCATCGTCGACTATCTCGACTGGTCCAGCGGCGGCAGCGGCAATTACCGCGTGCTGGCGCCAGGCAAGTTTGCCGACGGGGTGCACCCCTCCGCAGCGGGCTACCAGGACTTCGCGCGCTACATCCACGACACGCTCAAACTGCCGGCGGGTTCTGCCGTGCGTTACTGA
- a CDS encoding acyltransferase family protein translates to MDILSIQYLRGVAAMMVVAVHLYPQLERMGYQGYWPHWLAAGVDIFFVLSGFLMWITTRGKKVGVWQFYGRRAARIVPLYWLLTSVAVAVMLIAPQLLQTARFGLSHVVASYFFIMTPNPAGLIEPVLTVGWTLNYEMLFYVIFGLALLLPASWRFSAVTLVLLGLSMVGWFVADASTPILQVYTSDIVLEFLLGMGVGVWFSHPHRGGSALLGAAMVVGGFVVIALLSVLAPEVSRPLVRGVPAAVIVAGAILLERFQALPRMAWLHKLGDASYSLYLSHAFVLSALSQAWRKLHLDTLPGGWVGFGLAGLLACTVAGMLVYAWLERPLISLFKRPSEQAASKAATRRSVAGL, encoded by the coding sequence ATGGATATTCTCTCGATACAGTACCTGCGCGGAGTCGCAGCCATGATGGTGGTGGCGGTGCATCTGTATCCGCAGCTTGAACGCATGGGTTACCAGGGTTATTGGCCACACTGGCTGGCCGCCGGGGTCGATATTTTTTTCGTTCTCAGCGGCTTTTTGATGTGGATCACCACGCGGGGCAAGAAGGTCGGTGTCTGGCAGTTTTATGGCCGCCGCGCGGCGCGTATCGTGCCGCTCTACTGGTTACTGACCTCGGTGGCGGTGGCAGTCATGTTGATTGCGCCGCAGTTGTTGCAGACCGCGCGCTTTGGCCTCTCCCATGTGGTGGCCTCTTACTTTTTCATCATGACACCCAATCCGGCAGGCTTGATCGAGCCGGTGCTGACGGTGGGGTGGACGCTCAACTACGAGATGCTTTTTTACGTCATCTTCGGTCTGGCGCTGTTGTTGCCCGCGTCCTGGCGATTTTCGGCCGTCACCCTTGTTCTGCTGGGCCTGAGCATGGTGGGCTGGTTCGTCGCAGATGCCAGCACACCGATTTTGCAGGTCTATACCTCGGACATCGTGCTGGAGTTTTTGCTCGGCATGGGGGTGGGCGTGTGGTTCTCTCACCCGCACAGGGGCGGTTCCGCGCTGCTGGGCGCAGCGATGGTAGTGGGAGGCTTTGTCGTGATTGCGCTGCTGTCCGTGCTGGCGCCGGAAGTCTCGCGGCCGCTGGTGCGAGGGGTGCCGGCCGCAGTCATCGTGGCGGGCGCTATTTTGCTGGAGCGTTTTCAGGCCTTACCCCGTATGGCCTGGCTGCACAAGCTGGGCGATGCTTCCTATTCGCTCTATTTATCGCATGCTTTCGTGCTGTCGGCGCTCAGCCAGGCTTGGCGCAAGCTGCATCTGGATACGCTGCCCGGCGGATGGGTGGGTTTTGGCTTGGCTGGCCTTCTGGCCTGCACGGTCGCGGGGATGCTGGTCTATGCCTGGCTGGAGCGGCCCTTGATCAGCCTGTTCAAGCGCCCCAGCGAGCAGGCCGCGTCCAAAGCGGCTACCCGCCGATCCGTAGCCGGTCTTTGA
- a CDS encoding SLBB domain-containing protein: MAGLTANICRTALLALLVSAAHAQDLPIPDPVAPARATRDDASRYNAPAPISPISPIRAPASAPSRIEPVNTQIRPIAPISTDLDIPAPVTQSGSRPQARSHLPDTAAPAPAAPPAAQASIDGAIAAVGPGDTLNITILGPNGSETRVTVDAEGQIVAPLIGDLRVSGLTPSAIGKRIAQDLRNKGYMTDPQVTVEVVAFRSRIVSVLGQVQRPGRYPIEGRMSVLELLAMAGGATDGAGEVATLVRRADGGNERLNLYVNNGQAPSRPLQDTELEPGDVVFVPEAPRFYVYGEVGKPGAYPIEKGLNVMRALSVAGGLTPRASDSRIDIHRTDPLTGATTDKRVSLTDTVQPGDVIHVNERFF, from the coding sequence GTGGCGGGACTGACAGCGAATATTTGCCGAACGGCGCTGCTGGCGCTGTTGGTGTCTGCCGCCCATGCCCAGGACCTGCCGATTCCTGACCCTGTCGCGCCGGCGCGCGCAACCCGCGATGACGCCAGCCGCTATAACGCGCCTGCGCCCATCAGCCCGATTAGCCCCATCCGCGCACCGGCGAGCGCGCCAAGCCGGATCGAACCTGTCAACACCCAGATCCGACCCATCGCGCCCATCAGCACGGATCTCGATATCCCAGCGCCGGTCACCCAAAGCGGCAGCCGTCCCCAGGCCCGCAGCCACCTGCCTGACACCGCCGCGCCTGCCCCGGCCGCGCCGCCAGCGGCCCAGGCTTCGATCGATGGCGCCATCGCCGCGGTGGGCCCGGGCGACACACTCAATATCACCATTCTGGGTCCCAACGGTTCAGAAACCCGCGTGACGGTCGATGCCGAAGGGCAGATTGTGGCGCCCCTGATCGGGGACTTGCGGGTTTCGGGCCTCACACCCTCGGCCATCGGCAAGCGCATCGCCCAAGACCTGCGCAACAAAGGCTATATGACCGATCCTCAGGTAACGGTCGAAGTCGTGGCATTTCGCAGCCGCATCGTGTCGGTGCTTGGTCAGGTGCAGCGGCCAGGCCGCTACCCTATCGAGGGCCGAATGTCGGTGCTGGAGCTTCTGGCGATGGCGGGCGGCGCCACCGACGGCGCAGGCGAGGTGGCCACGCTGGTGCGGCGCGCCGATGGCGGCAACGAACGCCTCAACCTTTACGTCAACAACGGCCAGGCTCCCTCGCGTCCCCTGCAAGACACCGAGCTGGAGCCCGGTGACGTGGTGTTCGTCCCCGAGGCACCGCGCTTTTACGTCTATGGCGAAGTCGGTAAGCCAGGCGCCTACCCCATCGAAAAAGGCCTGAATGTCATGCGGGCGCTGTCGGTCGCAGGCGGCCTGACGCCGCGCGCCTCCGATAGCCGCATCGACATTCATCGCACCGACCCCCTGACGGGCGCCACGACCGACAAGCGGGTCAGCCTGACCGATACGGTGCAGCCGGGCGATGTCATTCACGTCAACGAACGCTTTTTCTAA